A region from the Parabacteroides sp. FAFU027 genome encodes:
- a CDS encoding M28 family peptidase → MKTIIVCIVMSLFTWTAIHAQTDSEKRLKADIQFLSDDLLKGRATPGEELDIAALYLANQLEAYGWKPANAGSYLQNVPVVTFDPFKSKYKVVLNGYELKPEEYVLIPQGLKLDNTTESHDLVFLGQGIFDPEKNIDDFQNINLEGKAGIAFFGAPWTMNPHEMHGCDHLIGKAVQVGVRKGSLLVYVTDEFENPARNNINLEIPMVKTFHLLPKTRLADSNNKAMEYSAFLIISKSTFDRTLAGITGKNYDQWQKRLYEKKRIKSFPLKSKIDITINAPKIYGTGHNVVAIRESKDPQYGHEWIVLTAHYDHLGIKRNAEGKDSIYNGADDNASGTVAVMEIARKLSETPNLRRSIMVIFCYGEESGLLGSAYFTFRPLIPMDKIVLDINLDMVGRYADHIECINNGCEELYQQAKKLEGRFDLKVLPEQNPHLRLAYFTDSYSFSRYEIPFIEFTTGFHPDYHQPSDETRLINYNALDKISKLIYDFTVYYANSAEKPVFKRPAWFLTSGH, encoded by the coding sequence ATGAAAACAATAATCGTATGTATTGTAATGAGCTTATTTACATGGACTGCAATACATGCTCAAACCGACTCCGAAAAACGATTGAAAGCCGATATTCAGTTTTTATCAGACGATCTGCTTAAAGGCAGAGCTACCCCGGGTGAAGAACTCGATATTGCAGCCCTCTACCTCGCAAACCAACTCGAAGCCTATGGCTGGAAGCCGGCTAACGCAGGCTCTTATCTGCAAAATGTTCCGGTTGTGACTTTTGATCCGTTTAAGAGTAAATATAAGGTCGTGCTAAATGGATATGAATTAAAACCCGAAGAATATGTTCTTATACCCCAAGGTCTGAAACTGGATAACACAACCGAAAGTCATGATCTTGTTTTTCTCGGCCAGGGCATTTTTGATCCGGAAAAGAACATCGACGATTTTCAAAATATTAATCTTGAAGGGAAAGCCGGAATTGCATTCTTCGGAGCACCCTGGACTATGAATCCACATGAAATGCACGGATGCGATCATCTAATTGGCAAAGCTGTACAAGTTGGAGTTCGCAAAGGATCATTACTTGTATATGTTACGGATGAATTTGAAAATCCTGCCCGCAATAATATCAACCTGGAGATTCCAATGGTAAAGACATTCCATCTGTTACCAAAAACAAGGCTTGCTGACAGCAACAATAAAGCTATGGAATATTCAGCTTTCCTCATTATCTCTAAATCTACTTTTGACAGGACTTTAGCCGGAATTACCGGAAAGAATTACGACCAATGGCAAAAGAGACTTTACGAAAAAAAACGGATAAAATCATTTCCCCTTAAATCAAAGATTGATATCACGATTAATGCTCCTAAGATTTACGGAACAGGACACAATGTGGTTGCTATCCGGGAAAGCAAAGATCCGCAATATGGGCATGAATGGATTGTATTGACTGCACATTATGACCATTTGGGGATAAAAAGAAATGCCGAAGGTAAAGACAGCATTTATAATGGAGCCGATGACAATGCATCCGGAACTGTTGCGGTAATGGAAATCGCGCGCAAGTTATCTGAAACGCCTAATCTTCGCAGGAGTATCATGGTGATCTTTTGTTATGGGGAAGAAAGTGGACTGCTTGGCTCAGCATATTTCACTTTCCGCCCGTTGATTCCAATGGATAAAATCGTTCTGGATATTAATCTCGATATGGTTGGCCGGTATGCTGATCATATCGAATGTATAAATAATGGTTGCGAAGAGTTGTACCAACAAGCAAAGAAACTGGAAGGACGATTTGATTTAAAAGTTTTGCCTGAGCAAAATCCGCATCTTAGATTAGCCTATTTTACAGACAGTTATAGTTTTTCCAGATACGAAATCCCATTTATCGAATTCACAACAGGATTTCATCCCGATTACCACCAACCCTCCGATGAAACCCGACTGATTAACTACAACGCGTTAGATAAAATCTCAAAACTGATCTACGACTTTACGGTTTATTACGCCAACAGTGCCGAAAAACCAGTATTCAAACGTCCGGCATGGTTCCTGACTTCGGGACATTGA
- a CDS encoding alpha/beta fold hydrolase: MKRIILFTFILSMATVLTAQHFPDSQKDGKYYTVNGAKLWTVSFGKGKSLFIIAGGPGYAHFGLRTLDSLSLDNTLVYYDAFGRGKSDTAQNLSEYTLKRDIDDLEGLRKAMGFKKINILGHSYGSVVAQGYALRYPENVNHLILISPLHSNAMWQENNDNCNREIKINYPEVWDTLMIIRKQGYKSTSPLYQRLCERIPLGFLYAYNPENLNILAQLKYPNRLNPRIYYQMTGEDGDFTVGSDIGRFDYRNELKNLKMPVLIIAGRFDRVSVPWMMVQYKEYCPQAQLVMFEKSGHFPFLEEYDKTMAVIRAFLKK, encoded by the coding sequence ATGAAACGAATTATTCTATTCACATTTATTCTTTCCATGGCCACTGTTTTGACGGCTCAGCATTTTCCTGACAGTCAAAAAGACGGAAAGTATTACACGGTAAACGGAGCTAAACTCTGGACAGTAAGTTTTGGCAAGGGAAAGTCTTTATTTATTATTGCCGGAGGACCGGGTTATGCTCATTTCGGGTTGAGAACACTCGATTCTTTATCGCTTGACAACACGCTTGTCTATTATGATGCATTCGGTAGAGGGAAGTCGGATACGGCTCAAAATCTCAGCGAATACACACTGAAAAGAGATATTGATGATCTGGAAGGACTACGCAAAGCTATGGGTTTTAAGAAAATCAATATTCTGGGGCATTCTTATGGTTCCGTTGTTGCACAGGGATATGCACTGCGTTATCCAGAAAATGTAAATCATCTGATACTTATTTCACCATTACATAGCAACGCGATGTGGCAGGAAAATAATGACAATTGCAACCGGGAGATTAAAATTAATTACCCCGAAGTGTGGGACACTTTGATGATCATCCGTAAACAGGGGTATAAATCTACTTCGCCCCTTTACCAGCGATTATGTGAACGCATTCCATTAGGATTCTTATATGCTTATAACCCCGAAAACTTAAATATTTTAGCTCAGCTAAAATATCCCAACCGATTGAATCCCAGAATATACTATCAAATGACAGGTGAAGATGGAGATTTTACGGTTGGAAGCGATATCGGTCGTTTTGACTATAGGAACGAATTGAAAAACCTGAAAATGCCGGTACTTATCATCGCTGGTAGGTTTGATCGTGTATCCGTCCCCTGGATGATGGTGCAATACAAGGAATATTGCCCACAGGCGCAACTGGTCATGTTTGAAAAAAGCGGACACTTCCCGTTCCTGGAAGAATACGACAAAACAATGGCCGTAATCCGGGCTTTTCTGAAGAAGTAG
- a CDS encoding nuclear transport factor 2 family protein — protein sequence MKKTILFILILVGLLTAFQQINQKDDSDKLKSVLMDYLNALKNKDIKKMNALTTTDFVIFEDGKVLNNDSLINFFNSFPKIHAEYKLDNFKINVDNNSGYMRYFNHGEFTINDTTHLIFNWLESATFKKVNNKWKLNFLHSTVRKR from the coding sequence ATGAAAAAGACAATTCTATTCATTTTAATTCTGGTGGGACTATTGACAGCCTTCCAACAGATAAATCAGAAGGATGACTCTGATAAATTAAAATCAGTATTAATGGACTACCTTAATGCTCTTAAGAACAAAGACATCAAAAAGATGAATGCTTTGACGACAACCGACTTCGTTATTTTTGAGGACGGCAAAGTCTTAAACAATGACAGTTTGATCAACTTTTTCAACAGCTTTCCAAAGATCCATGCCGAATATAAATTAGACAACTTCAAGATTAATGTTGATAATAACTCCGGCTATATGAGATACTTTAATCACGGAGAATTCACAATCAACGATACGACACATTTGATATTTAACTGGCTGGAAAGTGCTACGTTTAAGAAGGTCAACAACAAATGGAAACTCAATTTTTTGCACTCCACCGTAAGGAAAAGATAG
- a CDS encoding serine hydrolase, whose translation MKRLYTISSFLLMNICSFAQIHSSQQIDSLIEKTREAFNVPGIAVAVIKDGKIIHSKGYGVRSLNTMNPVDENTLFGIASNTKAFTATALGILVDEGKIQWDDKVIKYIPEFKLYDAWVTKEFTIRDLLTHRSGLGMSAGDLIYYPDSSDFAIKDIIYGLRFRKPASSFRSKFEYNNSMYIVAGEVVARVSGKSWEDFIEERIFRPIEMTQSAASFNRIKNKSNVIDAHALVNNTVQVIPRHYGTTYHAAGGIYSSIADLSKWGMLQLAHGKYGDSLHNQLFSDNVHEEMWSPQTIMQVQNPVFYNTHFKAYGLGFVITDVQGYKQILHRGFVEGMKSQITMLPELNLGIIVLTNQQEGGAFEAITNQILDGYFNIHGRDWINTCLNSKKQSLESAKNITDSVARITAQTQTSDNRNIKPYTGIYHDPWFGDVVISMNNGKYWFKSKRSPLLTGEIFPYKDYTFIVKWRTRSLDADAFITFSEIHKGKPIKMTIKSISPLADFSCDFQDLDFTRISQ comes from the coding sequence ATGAAAAGACTATACACCATTTCTTCATTCCTACTGATGAATATCTGTTCATTTGCACAAATTCACTCCAGCCAGCAAATTGATTCTTTAATAGAAAAGACACGGGAAGCTTTTAACGTTCCTGGTATTGCTGTCGCTGTGATAAAAGATGGGAAGATTATTCATTCCAAAGGGTACGGAGTCCGTTCTCTGAACACGATGAACCCAGTTGATGAAAACACTCTTTTTGGTATTGCGTCCAACACCAAGGCCTTCACTGCTACCGCCCTGGGAATATTGGTTGATGAAGGGAAAATACAATGGGACGATAAAGTAATCAAATACATTCCTGAATTCAAACTTTATGATGCGTGGGTCACAAAAGAGTTTACCATTCGCGATTTGTTAACTCATAGAAGCGGCTTGGGAATGAGCGCCGGGGATCTGATCTATTACCCAGACTCTTCAGACTTTGCCATTAAAGATATCATTTATGGCCTTCGCTTTAGGAAACCGGCATCAAGCTTTCGGAGCAAATTCGAATACAACAATAGCATGTACATTGTTGCAGGAGAAGTAGTGGCCAGAGTGAGCGGTAAAAGCTGGGAAGATTTTATTGAAGAACGAATTTTTCGCCCCATAGAAATGACGCAAAGTGCGGCCTCCTTCAACCGTATAAAAAACAAATCCAACGTGATTGATGCTCATGCATTAGTAAACAATACTGTACAGGTAATTCCAAGACACTACGGCACAACTTACCATGCAGCCGGAGGCATTTATAGTTCTATTGCAGATTTAAGTAAATGGGGTATGCTCCAGCTCGCCCATGGGAAATACGGAGATTCGTTGCACAACCAATTGTTTTCAGATAATGTCCACGAAGAAATGTGGTCTCCTCAAACTATTATGCAAGTACAGAACCCCGTCTTTTACAATACTCATTTTAAAGCTTATGGATTAGGATTTGTTATTACAGACGTTCAGGGTTACAAACAAATACTCCACAGAGGATTCGTTGAAGGGATGAAATCACAGATTACAATGTTACCTGAATTAAACTTAGGTATTATAGTATTGACCAATCAGCAAGAGGGTGGTGCTTTTGAGGCAATTACCAACCAGATTCTGGACGGCTATTTTAATATACATGGTCGGGATTGGATTAATACCTGTTTAAATAGCAAAAAGCAATCATTAGAAAGTGCGAAAAATATTACTGATTCGGTAGCAAGAATTACTGCTCAAACTCAAACATCAGATAACAGGAATATAAAACCCTATACAGGTATCTATCACGATCCATGGTTTGGAGATGTTGTGATTTCGATGAACAATGGAAAGTATTGGTTTAAATCAAAAAGATCTCCTCTTTTAACCGGAGAGATATTTCCATATAAAGATTACACCTTTATCGTAAAATGGAGAACCCGAAGCCTGGATGCCGATGCATTTATAACATTCTCAGAAATCCACAAGGGCAAGCCAATTAAAATGACAATAAAATCTATTTCACCGCTGGCAGATTTCAGTTGTGACTTTCAGGATCTTGACTTTACGAGAATCTCTCAATAA
- a CDS encoding MFS transporter, which produces MSDIRENSNPFIILILVLPYGISGGFVLGTLPYLLTRHGFSVAMVASMVALGGSANILRFLWAPMCDLSLSLNKWYIIGNIFGAASLLLFSFIPLDICYKTPLTILIFISQIAANLIVTPVGGFMAKTIREERLGMAGGYWQAGNLGGGGLGAGAGIWLATHFSYHTAIIVLCGIMISSLFAIRYMPQIQAVSTEKLTNKIRLLVSDIRELIHSPVALYTSCAIITPIGIGAAGSLWSAVYWNWQVGAETLALTIGILNLIVSSIGCLVGGIIADKSGKWTAFFSSGILLAMTTLLMSISSFVPANFVGGVLLYAFACGINYAAFSAVVLHAIGKGVASTKYALLSSLGNIPGTCMTAFDGWMHDNYGIKGMLWGETVIGVGFVILFLSLLEYLKTRKIRV; this is translated from the coding sequence ATGTCAGATATTCGGGAAAATAGTAATCCATTCATTATTCTGATTCTGGTATTACCCTATGGAATCAGTGGAGGATTCGTATTGGGTACCCTTCCCTATCTGCTGACCCGGCACGGATTTTCAGTAGCCATGGTAGCCTCCATGGTTGCCTTGGGGGGATCTGCTAATATCTTGCGTTTTCTCTGGGCTCCGATGTGTGATCTTTCCTTAAGCCTGAATAAATGGTACATTATCGGAAACATTTTCGGTGCTGCATCACTACTCCTATTCAGCTTTATCCCTCTGGATATCTGCTACAAAACGCCGTTAACGATACTTATTTTCATCTCACAGATAGCCGCTAATCTGATAGTTACACCTGTGGGGGGCTTTATGGCAAAAACGATAAGGGAGGAACGGCTGGGCATGGCAGGTGGTTACTGGCAGGCCGGCAACCTGGGCGGTGGAGGGCTTGGAGCCGGTGCAGGAATCTGGCTTGCTACCCACTTCTCATACCATACGGCAATTATTGTTTTGTGCGGTATTATGATTAGCAGCTTGTTTGCCATCAGATATATGCCACAGATCCAGGCTGTCTCTACAGAAAAGCTGACAAACAAAATCCGACTCCTTGTCAGTGATATCAGGGAACTGATTCATTCACCTGTTGCGCTCTATACCTCATGCGCCATAATTACTCCAATCGGGATAGGAGCAGCCGGTAGTCTCTGGTCGGCCGTATACTGGAATTGGCAGGTCGGGGCTGAAACCCTGGCTCTGACAATCGGTATATTGAATTTAATTGTAAGCTCAATCGGTTGTCTTGTGGGTGGCATCATTGCAGATAAATCAGGCAAGTGGACCGCATTCTTCTCTTCTGGCATATTGCTGGCAATGACTACACTGCTTATGAGTATTTCCAGTTTCGTTCCAGCTAATTTTGTCGGAGGAGTATTGCTTTATGCTTTCGCCTGTGGCATCAATTATGCGGCTTTTAGTGCTGTTGTTTTGCACGCTATCGGCAAGGGAGTGGCTTCTACCAAATATGCCTTGCTTTCATCATTGGGAAATATACCTGGGACATGCATGACTGCTTTCGATGGTTGGATGCACGACAATTATGGTATCAAAGGAATGCTTTGGGGAGAAACTGTGATCGGAGTCGGTTTTGTTATTCTATTCCTTTCTCTTCTGGAGTATTTAAAAACACGTAAGATCAGAGTCTGA
- a CDS encoding amidohydrolase family protein: MKTRLVIIVLFLSAFYKCYGQVDSTHVKVQAEERIKVIDVHIHAPLGPGDVEDNSMQKQKIELVREMDSLNIVFGVLNGLPEFFDPWNKAAPGRFVNYILFPCINGKAPSFARDCFPGGKSFPDIKWLENEIKKGKIHGLGEFIPEYIGMNPNDKKLEPYWSLAEKYDIPVAIHMGLGPPDAAYPSNPCPYKSPNFRVAAGNPLLLEDVLLKHKKLRVWVMHAGWPMIDEMIYILYAHPNVYVDTGVLQWAIPRKEYYYYLQRLVEAGYSNRIMFGSDGNPGEGIKAILEANFLTDKQKQNILYNNAVRFLKLKLINNQ, translated from the coding sequence ATGAAAACAAGATTAGTAATCATCGTATTGTTTCTTTCCGCTTTCTACAAATGCTATGGACAGGTTGATTCTACTCATGTAAAAGTCCAGGCCGAGGAAAGAATAAAAGTAATTGATGTACATATCCATGCACCACTTGGGCCTGGAGATGTAGAAGATAATTCAATGCAAAAACAGAAAATTGAACTTGTTCGTGAAATGGATAGTTTAAACATTGTTTTTGGTGTATTGAATGGTCTTCCCGAATTTTTTGATCCCTGGAATAAAGCGGCACCGGGAAGATTTGTGAACTATATTCTTTTCCCATGTATTAACGGAAAGGCGCCAAGTTTTGCGCGAGACTGTTTTCCGGGAGGCAAATCATTCCCCGATATAAAATGGTTAGAGAATGAAATCAAAAAAGGGAAAATACATGGCCTTGGCGAATTTATCCCTGAGTATATCGGAATGAATCCGAATGATAAGAAACTTGAACCGTATTGGAGTTTAGCTGAGAAGTACGACATACCTGTTGCCATCCACATGGGTTTAGGTCCACCAGACGCAGCTTACCCCTCTAATCCTTGTCCGTATAAATCACCAAACTTCAGAGTCGCCGCTGGCAATCCTTTATTGCTTGAAGACGTACTACTGAAGCATAAAAAGTTGCGCGTATGGGTAATGCATGCCGGCTGGCCCATGATCGATGAAATGATTTATATCCTGTATGCGCATCCGAATGTGTACGTGGATACCGGAGTTCTACAATGGGCAATACCCAGAAAAGAATATTACTACTATTTGCAAAGGCTTGTGGAGGCGGGTTATTCTAATAGAATCATGTTCGGGTCTGACGGAAACCCCGGAGAAGGAATAAAAGCCATTTTAGAGGCTAACTTTTTGACAGACAAACAAAAACAAAATATCTTATACAATAATGCTGTCCGATTTCTAAAGCTGAAACTAATTAACAACCAATAG
- a CDS encoding alpha/beta fold hydrolase, which translates to MKRIILFSFILSMVSSLSAQHFPDSQKEGKYYTVNGAKLWTVSFGKGEPLFIIAGGPGLAHFIMRTLDSLSLDNTLVYYDAFGRGKSNTAQNLSEYTLKRDIDDLEGLRKAMGFKKINILSHSYGTVVGQGYALRYPENVNHLILISPLHSNAMWQESDDNYNREIKTNYPEVWDTLTIIRKQGYKSASTLHQSIFYRLPMGITYAYNPENLDVLSHIDYPNHWNSRLYYQMTGEDGDFTVGGDMGRFDYRSELINLKMPVLIIAGRFDRIAVPWMMVQYKKYCPQVQLVMFEKSGHYPFLEEYDKTMAVIRAFLKK; encoded by the coding sequence ATGAAACGAATTATCCTATTCTCATTTATTCTTTCCATGGTAAGTTCTTTATCGGCTCAGCATTTCCCTGACAGTCAAAAAGAAGGAAAGTATTACACGGTAAACGGAGCAAAACTCTGGACTGTAAGTTTTGGCAAGGGAGAACCTTTGTTTATTATTGCCGGAGGGCCCGGTCTGGCGCATTTCATAATGAGAACACTCGATTCGTTATCACTTGACAACACGCTTGTCTATTATGATGCATTTGGCAGAGGTAAGTCAAATACAGCTCAGAACCTCAGCGAATACACGCTGAAAAGAGATATTGATGATCTGGAAGGACTACGCAAAGCTATGGGATTTAAGAAAATCAATATTCTGAGTCATTCGTATGGAACCGTTGTCGGACAGGGATATGCACTGCGTTATCCAGAAAATGTAAATCACCTGATACTTATTTCACCATTACATAGTAACGCCATGTGGCAGGAAAGTGATGACAATTACAACCGGGAGATTAAGACTAATTATCCCGAGGTATGGGACACCTTGACGATCATCCGGAAACAGGGATATAAATCCGCTTCAACTCTTCACCAGAGTATATTTTATCGCCTTCCTATGGGCATAACATATGCTTATAATCCAGAAAACTTAGATGTTCTGTCTCATATAGATTATCCCAACCATTGGAATTCCAGGTTGTACTACCAAATGACAGGTGAAGATGGAGATTTTACGGTTGGGGGTGATATGGGACGTTTTGACTACAGGAGCGAACTGATAAACCTGAAAATGCCGGTACTCATCATCGCCGGCAGATTTGATCGGATAGCCGTACCATGGATGATGGTGCAATACAAGAAATATTGCCCACAGGTGCAACTGGTTATGTTTGAAAAAAGCGGACATTATCCGTTTCTGGAAGAATACGACAAAACAATGGCCGTAATCCGGGCTTTTCTGAAGAAGTAG